The genomic segment TTAACAGTTGTGTGGTCTGTATGTGTTGGCCATAGTTAACAGTTGTGAGGTCTGTATGTGTTGGCCATAGTTAGCAGTTGTGAGGTCTGTATGTGTTGGCCATAGTTAGCAGTTGTGAGGTCTGTATGTGTTGGCCATAGTTAGCAGTTGTGAGGTCTGTATGTGTTGGCTATCATTTCAGTCCTTAACCATCAATCTAGGTGTACCTTCATTGGCACACTGACTTTTGCTTAGGTAGTGAATCatcaagttttttttctgttagccATTCGGCCAGCCTGTATTCTCTGACTCACAGATTACATTCTTACAAAATGCTGTTTTgggagttttgttgttgctgtttctctTCATACCTTCTGTTCTTTTCTCATAAATCTTGGTTGTTTTGTGGTTTCCTACATAGATAGGAATTATTTTAAACTTACTTTTTGTGCATCTGCTCTGCATTCAAGTTTTACCTTTCCATATGTTTTCATGATAGTATCCTGTGGACATTAACCATTTCTTGTCAAGTCAGCCTGAGGTAATAAAAGTTTTTACTTGTTTACATTTGAAAgttgttgtttctgtttgaaTGTTCTGGTTATGGTATTGTTGCTTGGAAAtactctttgatatttttaatatatgtctCATTTTTTCTTGGTCTGTAAAGTTTCTGCATTTGGAGACATTTACTGTGCTATATGGGTATTGTTCAGTGTATGACATACTGTTTGTCTTAACGTTTAAAAGAttgtattgcttttattatatttatttctgtgtggtgGGGGCATGTGTATGCCTTggggtgtatgtggaggtcagaagacaacttgcaggaactgcatccttcttccatcatgtggttcCTGAGGATTGCACTCAGGTCGTGAGTCTTAgatgcaagtgcctttacctgctgagtatCTCATCTgccttttttccattttcttactgtgtaaaatttagtttttttaagCTATAATTTCTCGGCCAGGtacagtggtgtacacctttaatcatctcagcacttgggaggcagaggtaagtgtagctctgatttcaaggccagcctggtctacaggatgaGCTTCAGGATTGCCTGGCTACACgaagaaaacttgtcttgaaaaaacaaaaaagaaaagatctcTCTCCACAGACTTTCCTTCAAAATTCAGTTCTGAAAGTATTAAAATATACCACATGCTGGCTCTCATGCTATCTTAGagttctgtctttgttttgtagggttttttaatcatatttaattatgtgtgtctgtgtgtgcgtttatgtatgtgagtacagTGTTCACACAGGATGCAAGAGGAAggtagatcctctggagctggagtttacaGTTGTTTGTGAACTGCCTGGGTTAGTGCttagaactgaactctggtcctctgcagaagcGTCCACTCTTCCTtcctgggtcatctctccagtcctgttttGGACTTTAATAGTTGACTGTGATACACCTTGGGGATTGATCTATTTTGATTGAGTCTGTGGATGTTCTTAAAGCTCTTACGAAATGTTCTCATTGGTCCTGTCACTGCCCAATGCCCATAATAAGATATATAttggttttatgtgtatggggtttttgcctgcatgtatgcctgtgcaaaACTTGAATACAgtgccttcagaagccagaagaaggcatctggttccctgggactgaagtttgAAACAGTTGTGACCCTCCATTTGGGCTCTAGGAATTAAAcccaagagcaaccagtgttcttaacctctaagccatctctccagcccaatgttTTGTCATTATTTAATGTACCTGACTTAGCAGTTAGCCAAAACTTGACAATTATTTCCTATTAATAGACCAGTGTGATCCCAAACCTGAGTTGATCCTGAAGTTGGAACAAGAAGCTGAGCCATGGAAGGAAAAAGATGTCCCAAACCAGAGCCTCCCAGGTCAGTGAATATACCCTGGACAAGGATGCCAAGTTGAGGAAGCTCATCAGATGGTGGCTGTGTTGAGCTCTTGTCTCCATTTTTCTCTTGTTCCAAACTTGAATTTAAGTGTTTTTACTCATCCAACAATCAGTATGTACAGTATATACAACAATCTGCAAGGAAGGCTCTTTCATGTAAATGCATACCTCTTACATTAGTCAGGGTTtcttagaggaacagaactgatagaacacacacacacacacacacacacacacacacacacacaaatacgggatttattagagtggatTACAGGCTGTGGCCCAGGTAGTCCAACAAAGGCTGTCCCAACAGAAAGGTCAAGAttctggtagttgttcagtcaGGTCAGTGAGACTGGATGTCTCCCCAGTACCATTTTGTGCTGGAGTCTCTGAGGATTCCTAGTGAGCTTCGGTCTTCAGTATgcattggaatcctgaagaggTAGATCCTAAAACCAGTAAAGGAACGCCTCAGCAACAAGATAGATgcacttgccagtgagagtgaagACAAGCAGGGAAAAAGCAGAAAGCCCCTTCTTCCGTGACCTTTATATGGGCTGCCACCGGACAGTCTGGCTGATATTTAGAGTGGGCCTTCCCACTCAAATGATCCAATccagaaaatccctcacaggtctGTACAGCTGCTTGGGTTTAAGTTGGTTCcaaatatagtcaagttgacagccaagattagccatcacaccacTTTAGTTATTTTTTGCCGTGTATTATCTTAGGCTTAGCAAATTCATTCCCCTTTCTAGATTTTTCAATATATTATCTTAGGCTAAATAAATTCCATTCAATCTGTGGTTGTTCTTAGACATGTTTGTTGGTGaggttattttatttaaattcttagTTGTCCTTTCCTCATTTGTATAGCTGTTTTgagcatttatttatgtgtttattgctTGTTATTTGGGTTTGATATTCTGGAACAAAAAGTGGAAGTCAGGAAATTTATCAACAGGCTAAAGAGCTCTGTTGTGTTGAGAAATAGAAATTTTGGCATTTAAGAAATCATCACCTCTCACCCAAAGTCTTCCctgaataaaagaagaaaaaaaatagttaaggTCTAAAGAATATGCAATTTTAAGATTATCACTTTCttttgatttaatttaattttagacCACTGGTTTCTAAACATAGTATACAATATGTAGTGGACAAGAACTCTCGAgtgcttattattttattaagagtCCAATTTTGATGTTAATAGTTTGAAACTAACACTGAAAACATAGTCCTTTAGACAACTCACCAAGGGATTGATAAAATATGAGAAAAGTTgctgaaaataaaatcatgtatATGAAGATAGCAGAATTTGCGAAGTTAAGAAGCACCTAGGTAGATTCTAGGATGGAGTACATCTAGAGATTAGTGTGACATCTAGGAGACCTTGGACTTGAAGGTCAAATGACCTACAGATTGCTTGTTTCTGGGCTCATATTTTGTGAAGGGTTATGCTATTAGCCTTCCACTTTTCTCTTTGTGGAAATCACTCTGATTCAACATATGCAGTGAATTTGTAGAGGAAActccatttgtttttaaattttaacatggTCAACGTGCCAAAGCATAAATAAAGGAATAGATAAAGGAGAAGCATGATCCTATGagtcagtgtgtctgtgtgtacactgaTAGGGAAGTGCCAGTCATTAATTTCAGACCTGTGCAGCAGTTCTCAGTATTGTGGGGACACCTTGGCTTAGGGAACCAAGTGTTTGCAGATTTCCCTATGTGTTGTATTTAATTCAGATTAAATTAGGAATATTAGTAATCGTTCTTCTGTATATGGAGGAAGATTATTAGTATTTGAAAAATACTGGAGGTGTCTGCATCATTTCATCAAGAAATTTTTTCTTAGGTAACAGACAAGTGTACCACACTTGATCTGTATGGGTACTAACCAGAAAACcttccctttctttatttcttctagaTATGCAGCATGCGAATGAGATCAACCAAGACTATCAGAAGGTGCATGGATGCAATCTGGTAATTGCCAAGAGCAGCAGCACATCAGCTGAGCAGAGGGCTGTAGCAGGAAAAACGGTGACTAGCTCAAGCCATGTTTTAAGGCTAGCTGTAAAGAATGACGTGTCTTCTGGAATGAGACCTGGGAGGCTTAATATATGGGATCGTGTGCTTCTCCCTAGTGAGCCCAGTGAGATGCAGGCTATAGAGGAACTTGATCTTCCTCATGTAACCAGGGTGTCCCCCAGACTTCCTGAGCCTCTTAGTCTTTATCACAGTACTAAAGGTGAAGAAAAGCATTTTCAGTATTGTGGGCACAGTGAAGCTCTCCACACGAAGACAGTGTGGATACAGAACGCATTTCCTATCAGAGATCCCTCCAGTAAGTTGAAGAACTACAGGAAAGGATTAGAAAAGTTAGCTCTTCCTGCCCAAGGGGGGACCCAGGTACAGGAACACACTTTTGAATGTAAAGTGTGTGGGAAATTGTtctataaaaattctcatctaacaCAGCacttaaaaacacacaaagaaaaggaatGTTATAAAAGTAATGATTGTGAACCAATATTCAATATACAATCAAACCTCCGAAAACATCAGAGTTTGAATGTGGGAGAAAAGCCTTATACATGTAATGAAGATGAGAAATACATTTgtcagaaatcagaaaaaagtGTTCAGCAGAGAATCATAGGGGATGGAAGGAATGTGTATGAGAAAACTGTTTGCTCAAAATTAAATTGCAGTGTTCAACAGAACCCTCACAAGGATGAGAAATCCCATGAATACAATATATCTGGAAAAACAATTAGTAAGTCCAACCTCCAACTTGAGACACTGCACAGATACGAGAAAGCATATGAATGTAATACATGTGGGAAAACCTTTAACCATACACCAAATATCTACTCACATTCGAGAGCTCACACAGCtgagaaaccctatgagtgtaaAGACTGTCAGCAGTCAAAACCCATTGTGAGTCAGCAAGCTCACACACAGGAAAAACGCTATGTATGCAATGTATGTGGAAAAGCCTTTTACAAAAGAGCCCACTTAAACGCACATCAGCGAACTCACACAGGTGAGAAGCCATATGACTGTAATGAATGTGGGAAATCTTTTAGGCTGAAGTCATTTCTTGTTGTACATCAAAGAATTCACACAGGTGAAAAACCCTTTGCATGTACTACATGTGGAAAAAGTTTTAAGCAGAGGACAAGTCTCTACACACACATAAGAATTCACACaggtgagaaaccctatgaatgtaaagaatgtaggAAATCTTTTATTCTCAAGTCATATCTCACTGTGCATCAGAGAACTCATTCgggtgagaaaccctatgagtgtgatgtatgtggaaagtcctttaagCAAAATTCCCACCTTCATGCACATAAGAGAACTCACACAagtgagaaaccctatgagtgtGTTGTATGTGGCAAAAGTTACAAGCAGAGTCCAAGCCTCTATACACATAAGAAAATTCATATgagtgagaaaccctatgaatgtaaacagtgtagAAAATCATTTAGTTTGAAGTTCCATCTCACCAGACATCAGAGGACTCACTCAGGTGAAAAACACTATCAGTGAAATGTGTGTGGATGAGCCTTTAAGCAGAGTTCACACTAGTGTACATCAGAGAACTCGCCCAGGTGAGAAATCCTGTGAATGGGAAGAATATAGAACATCTCTCTACCACTAGTCATCTGCCCATGTTTATTAGGAGCTTTAGTGGGGAGAAACTCCATCAGTGTTATGTCTGTGGAAAGATCTGCTGCCAGATGTCAAGCTGGTACACACATCTGTGAATTCACACAGGTGACAgacttttataattaaaaactaagaaaatattCCAGCCAAAGATACATCAGAGAACTCAGAAACATGAGAAACCTTAAGAgcatataaatgtaaaaaatatctCAACCATAAGATACAACTCATTAAAACATATGCAAATGGGTGAGATGTTGAAAAACCCTTCCCTAGATATCATATCTCAGCAGTTATTAGGTAATTCACATCCTATtaaagaaaccctatgaatgtagaaAATCCTTCAACCATAGGTCATTCTTTACTGCATACCAAAGAAGACACATGGGAACATCTACATGAATGTTGTTTATGTGCAGAAAACACACACTCAAGACAAACCTTTGTGTCCACCTGAAAACTCAAAACTGAGAAACCCTATGACTATAAATACTGTAGGAAATATTTCAACCATAAGCCATCTGTTGCTGTACATGAAAGAAGTCACATAGGTGAGTAACCCTAAACATAGGTGAGTATAATGTAAGCAGAGAACCTTTTAAGGGATGCCAAGTCCATTTGCATTAGACATGCACTACTGAGGAACCCCAAGAGTAATGTATACGGAAATGCCTTTTTCAGTAGGCAGACCTCTCTGAACATCAGTGACTCTGCTCGGAAGCACATGAGTAATGTATGTGGGAAACTCTTTTACTAATGTCAAACCTTCACTCATACAGATGTAATCACTGTGTGTATCTGGAAGAGCCACATAGTATAAAGCAGACCTCAGGAAACATTTGAATTAGCACAGAGGAGACCTTGTAAAACAGATAATAATGTGGGCAGTGTTTCTAAGAAATCACTCAGCAGGAATTCATCCCACAAAGCCCTTAAGTCCAGGAAGCAGAGTACCATGTGCTtcccaagatttattttctttgctgcACTCATCAGCCTGTGTTTTGCAGTCTGTTTCAGTTTGTGGGACCTCGTGCTAAGCTCTTTAGTGGAATGTAAATGTACGTATCCCACTAACCCCCAAAATCTTAAACTCCACCTGGGAGCCCATCCATAGTTGGCCTGAAGTGCAGATAACCTTCAGTGTGTTTAGCAGCCATGAATAGAAGGGCACTGTAGCTTAGGAATGTTCTGTCCAGAGAGCTATGATCCTCCTGCATGTT from the Peromyscus eremicus chromosome 8a, PerEre_H2_v1, whole genome shotgun sequence genome contains:
- the LOC131917066 gene encoding zinc finger protein ZFP2-like isoform X1, producing MADLEPEREVGRNQGQGLVSFEDVSVDFSWEEWQDLDDAQRKLYRDVMLETYSSLLSLNQCDPKPELILKLEQEAEPWKEKDVPNQSLPDMQHANEINQDYQKVHGCNLVIAKSSSTSAEQRAVAGKTVTSSSHVLRLAVKNDVSSGMRPGRLNIWDRVLLPSEPSEMQAIEELDLPHVTRVSPRLPEPLSLYHSTKGEEKHFQYCGHSEALHTKTVWIQNAFPIRDPSSKLKNYRKGLEKLALPAQGGTQVQEHTFECKVCGKLFYKNSHLTQHLKTHKEKECYKSNDCEPIFNIQSNLRKHQSLNVGEKPYTCNEDEKYICQKSEKSVQQRIIGDGRNVYEKTVCSKLNCSVQQNPHKDEKSHEYNISGKTISKSNLQLETLHRYEKAYECNTCGKTFNHTPNIYSHSRAHTAEKPYECKDCQQSKPIVSQQAHTQEKRYVCNVCGKAFYKRAHLNAHQRTHTGEKPYDCNECGKSFRLKSFLVVHQRIHTGEKPFACTTCGKSFKQRTSLYTHIRIHTGEKPYECKECRKSFILKSYLTVHQRTHSGEKPYECDVCGKSFKQNSHLHAHKRTHTSEKPYECVVCGKSYKQSPSLYTHKKIHMSEKPYECKQCRKSFSLKFHLTRHQRTHSGEKHYQ